The following is a genomic window from Streptomyces chrestomyceticus JCM 4735.
ACTCTCACGCCTCGTCGCTATCGCCCCGATCGACACATAAGTGCGATTGCTCCCGAGGTTTCTTGACCAGGATCTGATCATTTCTGATCGCGATGTGGACGGGAGGCGGATCAGTGGCACGCAGGGGCCCGGCGCACCACAGTCACCGTACGAAAGCACCCGGCATCCCGCCCCGCCGGTTGGACGGCAGTTGGACGGAGACCGCGCGGGCCCCGCCCGGCACGCCCGCCGCTACTCCCGCGCCGCCGGCCGTACGTGCACGATGTCCCCCGCGGCGACCGGCTGCTGCATGCCCTCCTCCGTGGCGAGCACCAGCCGCCCGTCACCGTCGATGGCCACCGCCTCGCCGAGCAGGGCCCGGTCGCCGGGCAGTTCGGCGCGCACCTGACGGCCGAGCGTGGCGCACCCGGCCGCGTACGCGTCCTGAAGGCGGCAGGCCGCCGCGTCGCCGTCCGCCGCGGTCCACTGTCCGTACCAGTCCTCGACCGACCGCAGTACGGCCCGCAGCACCGGATCCCGGTCGGTCACCTTGGCGCCGGCCAGGACGAGCGAACCGGCACCGGGTACGGGCAGCTCGTCGGCGCGCAGGGTGACATTGAGGCCGATGCCGATGACCACGCCGTCGCCGGCGCGCTCCGCGAGGATGCCGCCGGCCTTGCGCTCCTCGTCACCGACGGTCACCAGCAGGTCGTTGGGCCACTTCAGGGCGGTGTCCACGGCCGCGACGCGGGCCACCGCGCTGGCGGTCGCGACGCCGGCGAGCAGCGGCAGCCAGCCCCAGCGCTCCGGGGGACCCTCGGGGTGAGGTAGAAGGAGAAGAAGAGGCCGGAGCGCGGCGGCGCCGACCACCTGCGGTCCAGTCGGCCGCGCGCGGCCGACTGCTCCTCGGCGACGAGGACGGTACCCTCGGCCAGTCCTTCCGCTGCGCGCGCGGCGAGGTCGGTGTTGGTCGAGCCGGTCGCCGGCACGACGTCGAGGCCGGTCCAGAGCGAGCCGGGGCGCAGCAGGGCGCGCCGCAGTGCCGTCCCGTTCAGCGGCGGCCGGTCCAGGTCGGACCAGCGCCCGCCGGCACCCGCCTCCGGGCCCGGCCCGGTGCGTGCCGCGTCACCTTCGCCGTCGCCCGGGCGGTCTTTGTCCTGGTTTTCCGGTGGTTGAGACGTCATGGCCCCAGCCTAGGTGTGGTCAACGACGCAGTGCCGCTGAGCAGTCCCGCCGATACGCTACGAAGCGGTAGCCAACCCCGTTCAACCTCCGTACCACCCTCGTACGAGAACCAGTCCAGGACGAGCAGGAGCCGCATCCCGATGTCCGAGCCGGAAGCACACATCACCACGACCGCGGGCAAGCTGGCCGATCTTCAGCGCAGGATCGAGGAGGCCACCCACGCCGGGTCCGCGCGGGCCGTGGAAAAGCAGCACGCGAAGGGCAAGCTGACGGCGCGTGAGCGCGTGGAGCTGCTCCTCGACGAGGGCTCGTTCGTCGAGCTGGACGAGTTCGCGCGGCACCGTTCGACCAACTTCGGGCTGGAGAAGAACCGGCCGTACGGCGACGGCGTGGTGACCGGTTACGGCACCGTCGACGGCCGCACGGTCTGCGTGTACTCGCAGGACTTCACCATCTTCGGCGGTTCGCTGGGCGAGGTCTACGGCGAGAAGATCGTCAAGGTGATGGACTTCGCCCTGAAGAACGGCTGCCCGGTCGTCGGCATCAACGACGGCGGCGGCGCCCGTATCCAGGAGGGGGTCGCGGCCCTCGGCCTGTTCGCGGAGATCTTCCGCCGCAATGTGCACGCCTCCGGCGTGATCCCGCAGATCTCGCTGATCGTCGGCCCGTGCGCGGGCGGCGCCGTCTACTCCCCCGCCATCACCGACTTCACGGTCATGGTCGACCAGACCTCGCACATGTTCATCACCGGACCCGACGTCATCAAGACCGTCACCGGTGAGGACGTGGGCTTCGAGGAGCTGGGCGGCGCGCGGACGCACAACAGCACCTCGGGCGTCGCGCACCACATGGCGGGCGACGAGAAGGACGCCATCGAGTACGTCAAGGCGCTGCTGTCCTACCTGCCGTCCAACAACCTCTCCGAGCCGCCCGCCTTCCCCGAGGAGGCGGACCTGGAGACCTCGGACTACGACCGCGAGCTGGACACGCTGATCCCGGACTCGGCGAACCAGCCGTACGACATGCACACCGCCATCGAGCACGTCCTCGACGACGGCGAGTTCCTGGAGACGCAGGCGCTCTTCGCGCCGAACATGGTCACCGGCTTCGGCCGGGTGGAGGGCCACGCGGTCGGCATCGTCGCCAACCAGCCGATGCAGTTCGCGGGCACGCTGGACATCAACGCGAGCGAGAAGGCCGCGCGGTTCGTGCGCACCTGCGACGCGTTCAACGTGCCGGTGCTGACGTTCGTGGACGTACCGGGCTTCCTGCCGGGTACGGACCAGGAATGGGACGGCATCATCCGGCGCGGCGCCAAGCTGATCTACGCCTACGCGGAGGCGACGGTTCCGCTGATCACCGTGATCACCCGCAAGGCGTTCGGCGGCGCGTACGACGTCATGGGCTCCAAACACCTGGGCGCGGACCTGAACCTGGCCTGGCCGACCGCACAGATCGCGGTCATGGGCGCACAGGGCGCGGTCAACATCCTGCACCGCCGCACGCTCGCCGCGATCGAGGACCAGGACGCGCAGGACGCCCGCCGCCAGGAGCTGATCCAGGAGTACGAGGACGCGCTGCTCAACCCGTACGTGGCGGCCGAGCGCGGCTACGTGGACGCGGTGATCATGCCGTCGGAGACCCGCCGGCACATCGTCCGCGGGCTGCGCACGCTGCGCAACAAGCGCGAGTCGCTGCCCCCGAAGAAGCACGGCAACATCCCGCTGTAGGACCGTCCGTGCCCGCCGCAATCCCCCTCCAGGAGGTCGGTTGACCATGATCAAGGTCGTCCGGGGCAACCCCACACCCGAGGAGCTGGCCGCCGCACTGGCGGTGGTTCGCACCCGCGCGGCGGCGGCCGCCGCTGCCGCGTCCGCCGCGCCCGGCACGGAACGTACGGACGAGTGGGCCGACCCGGCGTCCACGGTCCCCCGCCGCCGGCTGCCGCACCCGGGCCCACGGGCCTGGCGTACGAGCTACTGGCCGCGGTGACGTCCGTGACCTAGTCCCTCCGCCTGACGGCGCTTGAGTACGCGTACTCAGGCGCCGTCGGAGTTCCCGGCGCAGGAT
Proteins encoded in this region:
- a CDS encoding acyl-CoA carboxylase subunit beta produces the protein MSEPEAHITTTAGKLADLQRRIEEATHAGSARAVEKQHAKGKLTARERVELLLDEGSFVELDEFARHRSTNFGLEKNRPYGDGVVTGYGTVDGRTVCVYSQDFTIFGGSLGEVYGEKIVKVMDFALKNGCPVVGINDGGGARIQEGVAALGLFAEIFRRNVHASGVIPQISLIVGPCAGGAVYSPAITDFTVMVDQTSHMFITGPDVIKTVTGEDVGFEELGGARTHNSTSGVAHHMAGDEKDAIEYVKALLSYLPSNNLSEPPAFPEEADLETSDYDRELDTLIPDSANQPYDMHTAIEHVLDDGEFLETQALFAPNMVTGFGRVEGHAVGIVANQPMQFAGTLDINASEKAARFVRTCDAFNVPVLTFVDVPGFLPGTDQEWDGIIRRGAKLIYAYAEATVPLITVITRKAFGGAYDVMGSKHLGADLNLAWPTAQIAVMGAQGAVNILHRRTLAAIEDQDAQDARRQELIQEYEDALLNPYVAAERGYVDAVIMPSETRRHIVRGLRTLRNKRESLPPKKHGNIPL
- a CDS encoding acyl-CoA carboxylase subunit epsilon — its product is MIKVVRGNPTPEELAAALAVVRTRAAAAAAAASAAPGTERTDEWADPASTVPRRRLPHPGPRAWRTSYWPR